One genomic window of Mucilaginibacter sp. SJ includes the following:
- a CDS encoding DUF3606 domain-containing protein, translating to MSDNKNKKDARDRNKVSGSENYEIQYFKDKMGVSSQAVTGAIRATGSNDRKVLEKYLKDKQK from the coding sequence ATGTCAGATAATAAGAATAAGAAAGATGCCCGCGACCGCAATAAGGTGAGCGGCAGTGAAAATTACGAGATCCAGTATTTCAAAGATAAAATGGGTGTAAGCAGCCAGGCCGTCACCGGTGCCATCCGCGCGACCGGTTCCAATGACCGTAAAGTATTGGAGAAATACCTCAAGGACAAACAGAAATAA
- a CDS encoding PRTRC system protein C, with the protein MEVTTISRIFLHKQNGQEIRLADPGQQLTKEDVKNFYASIYPILTTAKIRGPEFKDDEMQYHFETTMGTKG; encoded by the coding sequence ATGGAAGTTACAACGATCAGCAGGATCTTCCTGCATAAACAGAACGGTCAGGAAATTCGCCTTGCCGACCCCGGTCAGCAACTGACCAAGGAAGATGTAAAGAACTTTTACGCCAGTATCTACCCGATACTGACCACCGCCAAGATACGTGGCCCTGAATTTAAGGACGACGAAATGCAATATCATTTTGAAACCACGATGGGCACAAAAGGATGA
- the ligD gene encoding DNA ligase D produces the protein MKIATYNINGINGRLDILLRWLAEADPDIVCLQELKTEQHKFPERQLKAAGYHAVWVGQKSWNGVAILSKTEIRELIRDLPGEDEEFTHSRYIEAFINGIVIGCIYLPNGNPWPGPKFDYKLRWFERLTEHAQNLVHRELPVMLIGDYNVMPTDLDTYKPEKYLKNALFRPETKVAFKMLVDQGWKDAIRHLYPDERIYTFWDYLRDAYGRNAGLRLDHFLLNPKIAGRLKTAQVDKHVRGWEGSSDHAPVWIELADHDLPKNDQAKQTGRAMNSQLTKATKAQTQPQAGTSDVRAILKEAPKAELPRNIKPMKATLVDTPFDDPGWVYEIKWDGYRAIASIAQGSATLISRNNLPFGQFGPINQLMESWSMNAVLDGEIVALDEQGNADFGALQNWRNTKSARLVYYVFDILWYEGHDLTKQPLHQRKDILNAVLPTDSELVKASPSFAVNGIEFFETAKKMKLEGIIAKRAESVYTSDARSRDWLKIKAKRRQEVVIAGFTKNEGTGKYFSALAIGVYDPKGVLRYIGKVGTGFNDAQQKEMMAQFKPLIAAESPFDVEPDVDEPSQFRPRRLGAKATWLKPELVCEIEFAEITGDGKVRQASFKGMRSDKNPKEVIMETEADTTSVVEAQNLKADIQEIQADGTVKANARPFKPAKAIKAKPTSNPLLSSKNDTEEKKVNGHLLKFTHLNKLYWPEDGITKRDMFNYYHQVAPFMLPYLKDRPMSLNRFPGGIHGESFYQKNVRDKAPEWAKTMAHTNSEGIDKDYLLGDDEATLLWMASLGCIEINPWFSRAQSPDNPDYCVIDLDPDKQHFDQVIQAAQEVKKVLDAIDVPSYPKTSGSTGIHIYIPLGAKYTYDQSQLFANIIVKLVHQQIPKFTTLERMISNRKGKMYLDFLQNRPGATIAGVYSLRPKPGATVSMPVHWDEVRPGLTMKDFTIHNALDRLKETGDLFNGVLSEGIDLAKTVQKAQSVF, from the coding sequence ATGAAGATCGCTACCTACAACATCAATGGCATCAACGGCCGTCTCGATATCCTGCTGCGCTGGCTTGCGGAAGCCGACCCGGATATCGTTTGTTTACAGGAGCTTAAAACCGAGCAGCATAAATTTCCCGAGCGGCAGCTGAAGGCAGCCGGTTACCACGCCGTTTGGGTAGGCCAGAAAAGCTGGAACGGCGTCGCCATTCTGTCCAAAACCGAGATCAGGGAACTCATCCGCGACCTGCCGGGCGAAGATGAAGAATTTACCCACAGCCGCTATATCGAGGCATTCATTAACGGTATCGTCATCGGCTGCATATACCTGCCCAATGGCAATCCCTGGCCAGGCCCGAAATTTGACTATAAGCTGCGTTGGTTCGAGCGCCTGACGGAGCATGCGCAAAACCTTGTTCACCGGGAGCTACCTGTGATGCTCATCGGTGATTATAACGTCATGCCAACCGATCTGGACACCTATAAACCTGAAAAGTACCTGAAAAATGCCTTGTTCCGGCCTGAAACCAAAGTTGCCTTTAAGATGCTTGTGGACCAAGGCTGGAAAGATGCCATCCGCCACCTTTATCCCGACGAACGTATCTACACTTTCTGGGATTACCTGCGTGATGCCTACGGGCGCAACGCCGGACTGCGGCTCGACCATTTCCTGCTCAATCCCAAAATCGCCGGAAGGCTGAAAACTGCGCAGGTCGACAAACACGTACGCGGTTGGGAAGGCAGCAGTGACCACGCGCCCGTCTGGATCGAACTTGCTGACCACGACCTGCCAAAGAACGACCAGGCTAAACAAACCGGCAGGGCCATGAACTCACAGTTAACAAAAGCCACGAAAGCTCAAACCCAACCCCAAGCCGGGACCAGCGACGTGCGGGCGATCTTAAAAGAAGCGCCCAAAGCCGAACTGCCGCGGAACATCAAACCCATGAAAGCGACCCTCGTCGACACCCCCTTTGATGATCCCGGCTGGGTTTACGAGATCAAATGGGACGGCTACCGCGCCATCGCCAGCATTGCGCAAGGCAGCGCAACCCTCATCTCGCGTAACAATCTGCCCTTCGGCCAATTCGGCCCGATCAACCAACTTATGGAAAGCTGGTCTATGAACGCCGTACTGGACGGAGAGATCGTCGCTTTGGACGAACAGGGCAATGCCGACTTTGGCGCACTGCAAAACTGGCGAAACACCAAAAGCGCCCGGCTGGTCTATTATGTTTTCGACATCTTATGGTACGAAGGCCACGACCTTACCAAACAGCCTTTGCACCAACGCAAAGACATCCTGAACGCCGTTTTACCAACAGACAGCGAACTGGTCAAAGCCAGCCCTTCTTTCGCCGTAAACGGTATCGAGTTTTTTGAGACCGCTAAAAAAATGAAACTTGAAGGTATCATCGCCAAACGCGCTGAGAGCGTTTACACTTCCGATGCCCGTTCGCGCGACTGGCTCAAGATCAAGGCGAAACGCCGCCAGGAAGTCGTTATCGCCGGCTTTACCAAAAATGAAGGTACCGGCAAATACTTCAGCGCACTGGCCATCGGTGTTTATGACCCGAAAGGTGTGTTGCGTTATATCGGCAAAGTCGGCACCGGATTTAACGATGCCCAGCAGAAAGAAATGATGGCACAATTCAAACCGCTCATCGCCGCCGAAAGCCCTTTTGATGTGGAACCCGACGTGGACGAACCATCGCAGTTCCGGCCGCGCAGACTGGGCGCAAAGGCCACATGGCTCAAACCCGAGCTGGTTTGTGAGATCGAATTTGCCGAGATCACCGGCGACGGCAAGGTCAGGCAGGCCTCTTTCAAAGGCATGCGTAGTGACAAGAACCCGAAAGAAGTGATCATGGAAACCGAAGCCGACACGACAAGCGTAGTCGAGGCGCAAAACCTCAAGGCGGACATCCAGGAGATACAAGCCGATGGAACCGTAAAGGCTAACGCCCGACCGTTCAAGCCGGCAAAGGCCATCAAGGCCAAACCAACCAGCAATCCGCTGCTTTCGTCAAAAAATGATACCGAAGAAAAGAAAGTCAACGGGCATTTATTAAAATTCACGCACCTGAACAAGCTTTACTGGCCAGAGGATGGTATCACCAAACGGGACATGTTCAACTATTATCATCAGGTCGCACCTTTCATGCTGCCTTATCTGAAAGACCGGCCCATGTCGCTCAATCGTTTCCCCGGCGGTATCCATGGCGAAAGCTTTTACCAAAAGAACGTTCGTGACAAAGCGCCTGAATGGGCAAAGACCATGGCCCATACCAATAGCGAAGGCATCGATAAAGACTACCTGCTGGGGGACGACGAAGCCACCTTACTTTGGATGGCCAGCCTGGGCTGCATTGAGATCAACCCCTGGTTCAGCCGTGCACAATCGCCGGATAATCCCGATTACTGCGTCATCGACCTTGACCCCGATAAACAACATTTCGACCAGGTGATCCAGGCCGCGCAGGAAGTCAAAAAAGTACTGGATGCCATCGATGTGCCCAGCTATCCGAAAACCTCCGGTTCAACCGGCATACATATTTATATCCCACTCGGGGCCAAGTACACGTATGACCAAAGCCAGTTGTTCGCCAACATCATTGTGAAATTGGTCCACCAGCAAATACCGAAATTTACCACGCTTGAACGCATGATCTCCAACCGCAAAGGAAAGATGTACCTGGATTTTTTACAGAACCGGCCCGGCGCCACCATTGCAGGCGTGTATTCCCTCCGCCCCAAACCCGGTGCCACCGTGTCCATGCCTGTGCACTGGGACGAAGTAAGACCCGGCCTCACCATGAAAGATTTTACTATACACAATGCCCTGGACCGTCTCAAAGAAACCGGCGACCTGTTCAACGGTGTATTGAGCGAAGGCATCGATCTGGCCAAAACAGTACAGAAAGCGCAAAGTGTATTTTAA
- a CDS encoding DUF6035 family protein, which yields MDIRRTIEDVIDIENGLEVSASEFFRKPFDVLIQAREEQELANSGKREKWLVCATCGENIRILGGKREDQPMRAGKNFHFAHLHNSKDCPIKTDSKYSKDDINRMRYRGIAEGKPHIELKEKLYQGLNLNAIHKGQVSHLQLERVIRSLDEFEWRKPDINLMFNGRRLAVELQLSTTWLDVIVGRQAFYRQEGIFILWVFNEFDYKDNSRKLAFSDIIYTNNYNAFIFDEEARAATVLRKDLVLKCYFQHHYAVEDTVYSRWEHELVSLDQLTLDTNTMKLYYRDIANEKFKASESVRKFKAKKQQEIDERRRERNRLRRVRSGYQDDHKEIRGNMTLVDKEIEKLNREIGDRQRSLNKAQSELFNIEVTVQGIAEKLDGYWVALPKPAEQLKRERKAEQKQLNDAIKSLEERQKKHIAKDTYYRKGRVKRVDGKEYHVLDRTDSWDYIISNPDKILAYPNDQANNLFASPVLQPLNSHKIMQMRHDQKVEFVIDLSNEFAENTLTLESIQKEIKQRSEEKANFEKLLPEQFRKVLLEEYNKSVTGLEVELTGLQNQLETKRTEKEQMEKRADEIFYEIIELDYLDDWEEEDRYH from the coding sequence ATGGATATCAGACGTACAATTGAGGATGTCATCGACATTGAGAATGGTTTAGAGGTCAGTGCAAGCGAATTTTTCCGAAAACCATTTGACGTTTTGATCCAGGCCCGGGAAGAACAAGAATTAGCGAATAGCGGAAAACGTGAAAAATGGCTGGTATGCGCGACCTGTGGAGAGAATATTCGTATCCTCGGCGGTAAAAGGGAGGATCAGCCCATGCGTGCGGGAAAGAATTTTCATTTTGCACATCTGCATAACAGTAAGGACTGCCCGATCAAAACGGATTCTAAATACAGTAAAGATGATATTAACAGGATGCGGTACCGTGGTATCGCGGAGGGTAAACCGCATATCGAATTAAAGGAAAAGCTTTATCAGGGGCTAAATCTTAATGCCATCCATAAAGGTCAGGTGAGCCATTTGCAGTTAGAACGGGTCATTCGCAGCCTTGATGAGTTCGAGTGGCGCAAACCGGATATCAATTTGATGTTCAACGGCCGAAGACTCGCGGTAGAATTACAACTATCTACCACCTGGTTGGATGTGATCGTTGGCCGCCAGGCCTTTTACCGTCAAGAGGGTATTTTTATCTTATGGGTCTTCAATGAGTTCGACTATAAGGACAACTCCAGGAAACTGGCGTTTTCGGATATTATTTACACCAATAATTACAATGCCTTTATTTTCGATGAGGAGGCCAGGGCGGCGACCGTATTAAGGAAGGACCTGGTACTTAAGTGTTATTTCCAGCACCACTATGCCGTTGAGGATACCGTTTATAGCAGATGGGAGCATGAACTTGTATCGCTTGACCAGTTGACGTTGGATACGAATACGATGAAGCTTTATTACCGGGATATAGCCAATGAAAAATTTAAGGCCTCCGAATCCGTTAGGAAATTCAAGGCCAAAAAGCAACAGGAGATCGATGAACGGCGGCGTGAACGCAACAGACTTCGCAGGGTGCGATCAGGATACCAGGATGACCATAAGGAGATCAGGGGTAACATGACCCTTGTCGACAAGGAGATCGAAAAACTTAACAGGGAGATCGGCGACCGCCAAAGATCGCTCAATAAGGCCCAAAGCGAGCTTTTCAATATAGAAGTAACTGTACAGGGGATCGCAGAAAAACTCGATGGCTATTGGGTGGCACTACCAAAGCCAGCAGAACAACTAAAAAGGGAACGGAAAGCTGAGCAAAAGCAATTGAACGATGCGATCAAATCACTGGAAGAACGGCAAAAAAAACATATTGCAAAGGACACCTACTACCGCAAAGGCCGGGTGAAAAGAGTGGACGGGAAAGAATACCATGTACTTGACCGTACGGATAGCTGGGATTATATCATCAGTAACCCGGATAAAATATTGGCGTATCCTAATGACCAGGCCAATAATTTGTTCGCCTCCCCGGTTTTACAACCGTTGAACAGCCATAAGATCATGCAAATGCGACACGATCAAAAGGTGGAATTTGTGATCGATCTTTCCAATGAGTTTGCCGAGAATACATTGACGCTGGAAAGCATCCAGAAGGAAATAAAACAGAGATCAGAGGAAAAAGCGAATTTTGAAAAGCTCCTTCCAGAACAATTCAGGAAAGTGCTATTGGAAGAATATAATAAAAGTGTTACTGGCTTAGAGGTAGAATTGACAGGTCTACAAAACCAGCTTGAAACAAAACGGACCGAAAAAGAGCAAATGGAAAAAAGAGCGGATGAGATCTTTTACGAGATCATTGAACTCGATTATCTTGACGATTGGGAAGAGGAGGACAGGTATCACTAA
- a CDS encoding PRTRC system protein E, which translates to MTTNFFEQISALAFQGALNLNMIKNTDGLLTVSVYLPNATTDAAGTVIPPMILKGKATELDEGFFGAITVPVQQTASLFANMEAYQQSLKKAAELSKAEQDKKNKGKAKTTAAATPADDDDDDDTPDTENLFSAQENEQKAIAEKKKRYAEAIAQISELNKQCKYEDALALLPTAEEYPEHAEEIERKGAELRKRKAQYDELMKDI; encoded by the coding sequence ATGACAACGAACTTTTTTGAACAGATCAGCGCCCTTGCATTTCAGGGCGCACTTAACCTCAATATGATAAAGAATACCGATGGCCTCCTGACCGTTTCGGTCTACCTGCCGAACGCAACCACCGATGCCGCAGGTACAGTGATCCCGCCTATGATCCTCAAAGGCAAGGCGACCGAACTGGATGAGGGCTTTTTCGGGGCGATAACCGTCCCTGTACAACAGACCGCAAGCCTGTTCGCCAATATGGAGGCTTATCAGCAAAGCCTGAAAAAGGCCGCTGAACTTTCCAAGGCAGAACAGGATAAAAAGAACAAAGGCAAGGCAAAGACCACCGCCGCCGCCACACCTGCGGACGACGACGACGATGATGATACCCCCGATACCGAGAACCTGTTCTCCGCACAGGAGAATGAGCAAAAGGCCATAGCTGAAAAGAAGAAACGCTATGCCGAGGCCATCGCCCAAATATCCGAACTCAATAAGCAATGCAAGTACGAGGATGCCCTCGCCTTGTTACCAACTGCCGAGGAATACCCTGAACATGCCGAGGAGATCGAACGCAAGGGTGCGGAACTGCGCAAACGCAAAGCGCAGTATGATGAACTGATGAAAGATATTTAA
- a CDS encoding three component ABC system middle component, which translates to MNKSIDVFAATNPAFLSLVLLGYLEGYTEEAGSGLPFSLLVLPIPIILSGDLESTFDGTNIKTGFYSWIKQNPQILIGLNTRINDSIEYIQPAMAYGIAKKIIGFDSYSNLVAHSDNIGNIYGSSSIARHFKNAKRLGSWIGQIKSTKTIFNHLGLEI; encoded by the coding sequence ATGAATAAAAGCATTGACGTATTTGCAGCAACGAACCCCGCTTTTTTATCATTGGTGCTGCTTGGCTATTTGGAAGGATATACTGAGGAGGCCGGAAGTGGGTTGCCATTTTCGTTATTGGTGTTACCAATACCAATCATTCTATCAGGCGATTTAGAGTCTACTTTTGATGGAACCAATATTAAAACCGGATTTTATTCATGGATTAAACAGAATCCGCAAATCCTTATAGGATTGAATACTCGGATCAATGATTCGATCGAATACATACAGCCCGCCATGGCTTACGGTATAGCCAAAAAGATAATCGGCTTTGACAGTTACAGTAACCTGGTTGCACACTCTGATAATATCGGAAACATTTATGGTTCTTCATCGATTGCACGACATTTTAAGAATGCAAAAAGGCTCGGTAGTTGGATCGGCCAAATTAAATCAACTAAAACCATATTTAACCACTTAGGATTGGAAATATGA
- a CDS encoding PRTRC system protein B yields the protein MTNITEQFNNQYVPVKALLIYESQLNIKDQYGHEADRNPQVYVESYDIGKRGQPINAHPLSLTELTSLSKLFQATEELKGNFLKPKGLISPNVLFLDPQNDGFVVWYTPPMERELYFVEGLGIPAGKAKLPALVWKASRESLHIYALKGKGKPNANTALYHAPFFNIYESGNVCMGTVQISIDRFTRLEDFINLWQEYFFNSYFSHTIGNHQGAFIDLKTLWQQQVGTGKAFPTDVLNKQNHLTLKNLIR from the coding sequence ATGACAAATATTACCGAGCAATTCAATAACCAGTATGTCCCCGTTAAAGCCCTGCTGATCTATGAGAGCCAGTTGAATATCAAAGACCAATATGGCCACGAAGCCGACCGCAACCCACAGGTGTATGTGGAAAGTTATGATATTGGTAAACGTGGGCAACCCATTAATGCACACCCTTTAAGCCTGACCGAACTGACCTCGCTAAGCAAATTATTTCAGGCGACCGAAGAACTGAAAGGTAACTTCCTGAAACCAAAGGGGCTGATCTCGCCGAATGTCCTGTTCCTCGACCCCCAAAATGACGGCTTCGTCGTATGGTACACGCCACCGATGGAAAGAGAACTTTATTTCGTAGAGGGTTTGGGCATCCCCGCAGGTAAGGCCAAACTCCCTGCATTGGTTTGGAAAGCAAGCAGGGAAAGCCTTCACATCTACGCCCTGAAAGGAAAAGGCAAGCCCAATGCGAATACCGCCCTATACCATGCCCCGTTTTTCAATATCTATGAAAGCGGTAACGTGTGCATGGGTACGGTACAGATCAGCATCGACCGCTTTACCCGCTTGGAGGACTTTATCAACCTATGGCAGGAATATTTCTTTAACAGTTATTTCAGCCACACCATCGGCAACCATCAGGGCGCATTCATCGACCTGAAGACCCTTTGGCAACAGCAGGTCGGCACGGGTAAGGCATTCCCGACCGATGTACTTAACAAACAAAACCACCTTACACTAAAGAACCTGATCCGATGA
- a CDS encoding DUF3732 domain-containing protein, producing the protein MNRWNISHLIFYSKNNLHRTIEFNVNDVTIITGASNTGKSAVITAIDYCLGSSTNNIPAFVSARVTHIATKWSDGTTEFVIGREISKSGKASGNMYFEYGADVDVPISANDLNGRGNIEEIKALLENLFGFTVVNESDNVLSVNKISIRQITPFIYLDKKVIDSDTTLMYGLDDQNASKRIIDSLPYFLGAIDLKELEAMRRLRGLKKGIESEERKQILFEQHQIDVLEKCRSLLAEASQVGLFQMDDSVVSANKDTLIDILERLTKWEYSAVNFENDDVLKSLQIIKSNQLAELNILRRKKTAAIQMNSTTDDYDKVVEKQLSKLDLSKFFQHTEEKCPVCSSDFKEPNEISKMIENSIVELRRERKVVKNHKPAMNGFVKEIDEKIDGLQININKSDNEIRNLIKESEVAQNQLVLNQNISRIIGRISYFLDNHTAVEAFDQKKLNDYNREIEQINSKYGKSHKEERIALAERKISKYATANLKELPRGIPIENCEVNFFSKQPKLVITDAETERKTPFANIGSDENYLSLHLSFAFAFQRFLSEKKSSVPGLLILDQVSRPYYSNKDSDDEKDIKEVDINNDDDSAALEKHFNFIFKQVQEQKGLQVIILEHAYLSYHEAYKKATKYKWPKIANDKLIPSDWPEVFES; encoded by the coding sequence ATGAACAGATGGAATATTAGCCACTTAATTTTTTATAGTAAGAATAACTTGCATAGGACAATAGAGTTCAACGTAAATGACGTGACCATCATAACAGGTGCGTCCAATACTGGAAAATCAGCGGTCATAACTGCAATTGACTACTGCCTTGGGTCCTCTACAAACAACATTCCGGCATTTGTATCGGCGCGTGTTACACATATTGCAACGAAATGGTCTGACGGAACTACGGAGTTTGTTATAGGTAGAGAAATATCGAAATCTGGAAAAGCATCAGGAAATATGTACTTCGAATATGGTGCAGATGTTGATGTTCCAATTTCCGCTAATGATTTAAATGGTAGAGGTAATATTGAAGAGATTAAAGCACTGTTAGAAAATTTATTTGGGTTCACAGTAGTTAATGAAAGTGATAATGTATTAAGCGTTAATAAGATTTCAATAAGACAAATCACACCATTCATTTACCTGGATAAAAAGGTCATTGATAGTGATACCACTTTAATGTATGGTTTAGACGATCAAAATGCTTCTAAACGTATCATTGATTCACTGCCATATTTTCTGGGTGCCATAGATTTAAAGGAACTTGAAGCTATGCGAAGGTTGCGGGGGCTGAAAAAGGGTATTGAAAGCGAGGAAAGAAAGCAAATATTATTTGAACAACACCAAATCGATGTTTTAGAGAAGTGCAGATCCTTGCTGGCGGAAGCATCTCAGGTAGGTTTATTCCAAATGGATGATTCTGTTGTGTCTGCAAATAAAGATACCTTAATTGATATCCTTGAAAGATTAACCAAATGGGAATACAGCGCAGTTAACTTTGAAAATGATGACGTTTTAAAATCTCTGCAGATTATTAAATCCAATCAACTGGCGGAACTTAACATTCTCAGGCGCAAAAAAACTGCAGCAATCCAAATGAATTCTACAACGGACGATTATGATAAAGTCGTTGAAAAGCAACTATCAAAACTTGATTTAAGTAAATTTTTTCAGCATACCGAGGAAAAATGCCCTGTATGTAGCTCAGATTTTAAGGAGCCGAATGAAATTTCAAAAATGATCGAAAACTCCATTGTCGAACTAAGACGTGAAAGAAAGGTAGTTAAAAACCACAAGCCGGCTATGAACGGGTTCGTTAAGGAAATCGACGAAAAAATTGACGGCTTACAAATCAACATAAATAAATCTGACAACGAAATCCGAAATCTTATAAAAGAATCGGAAGTTGCTCAAAATCAACTGGTTTTAAATCAAAATATTAGCCGAATTATAGGCAGAATATCTTACTTTTTGGATAACCATACGGCAGTTGAAGCCTTCGATCAAAAAAAACTAAATGATTATAACCGGGAAATTGAGCAGATAAATAGCAAATATGGCAAAAGCCATAAAGAGGAAAGAATTGCACTGGCTGAGAGGAAGATCTCTAAGTATGCGACCGCGAACCTTAAAGAATTGCCGCGAGGGATACCAATAGAAAACTGCGAGGTCAACTTTTTCTCCAAACAGCCCAAGCTTGTGATTACTGATGCTGAAACTGAACGCAAGACACCATTTGCGAACATTGGATCGGACGAGAATTATTTGAGCCTTCATTTGTCTTTTGCTTTTGCATTCCAACGTTTCTTATCTGAGAAAAAATCTTCTGTTCCAGGGCTCTTGATTTTAGATCAAGTCAGCAGGCCCTATTATTCTAATAAAGATTCTGACGACGAAAAAGACATTAAGGAGGTCGATATTAATAATGATGATGACAGTGCTGCTCTTGAAAAGCATTTTAATTTTATATTCAAACAAGTTCAGGAGCAGAAAGGACTCCAAGTTATCATTTTAGAGCATGCCTATCTTAGCTACCACGAGGCGTATAAAAAAGCAACCAAATACAAATGGCCGAAAATCGCAAATGATAAGTTAATCCCCTCTGATTGGCCCGAAGTTTTTGAGAGTTAA
- a CDS encoding ABC-three component system protein: protein MTNAGHQAVGPALGYYYQAIYALVTLFDSKNPGAFVSIETLDDVYLNDGVKRELHQLKHSIQENTTISIKSDELWKTLKVWCDFLISNDANDGIFTLSTVSSLDPNSDLTVLLDEKAPRDKLENALMMEAKRVVVERKKVEAENIIRLSNGEKEIALPYSKKSKGCEALLKLSKPTLKALLKNIRMQTDSFTVSEASAIVVERIRPTTDHNIQLPLAERILEWWDRQAVQSLTGERHECIYMSELQEFISRKTAELFTDGFTDDLPDLEIPAITSPHPIQKMQLEIIDASKTQIIRSYQTAIRARIQREKWIEDNLTAAKKLEKYDESLIQEWSYKFGEIVDNKSNFSDDQIKEEGRLLLDWTHNTAHQQVGKISKTYDNPDLIRGSYQMLSSNRKVGWHCDFLTLITDLTDE, encoded by the coding sequence ATGACAAATGCTGGACATCAGGCTGTCGGCCCCGCTCTGGGTTATTACTATCAAGCTATTTATGCGCTTGTCACATTATTTGATTCCAAAAATCCCGGAGCCTTTGTTAGTATTGAAACTCTTGACGATGTGTATTTAAATGATGGGGTTAAACGTGAATTACATCAATTAAAGCACTCTATTCAAGAAAATACTACCATTTCTATAAAAAGTGATGAATTATGGAAAACTCTTAAAGTTTGGTGCGATTTTTTGATATCCAATGATGCGAACGACGGGATTTTTACACTGTCAACCGTTTCGTCTTTAGACCCAAACAGTGATTTAACAGTTTTACTTGACGAAAAAGCACCTCGCGACAAACTTGAAAATGCCCTAATGATGGAAGCCAAGCGGGTTGTTGTTGAACGGAAAAAGGTGGAGGCCGAAAATATTATCCGCTTATCCAACGGCGAAAAAGAAATTGCTCTACCATATTCGAAAAAGTCCAAAGGTTGCGAAGCATTGTTGAAACTTTCAAAACCGACCTTAAAAGCCTTGTTGAAAAATATTCGAATGCAAACCGATTCTTTTACTGTTTCCGAAGCCAGTGCTATAGTAGTAGAAAGAATAAGGCCAACAACTGATCACAATATTCAACTCCCGTTAGCAGAGAGAATTTTAGAATGGTGGGATAGACAAGCAGTTCAGTCGCTTACGGGTGAACGTCACGAATGTATATACATGTCGGAACTTCAAGAGTTCATTAGTAGAAAAACCGCTGAATTATTTACAGATGGCTTTACTGACGACCTCCCGGATTTGGAAATTCCAGCAATTACAAGTCCACATCCCATCCAAAAAATGCAACTTGAGATAATTGATGCATCAAAAACTCAAATCATTAGGTCATATCAAACGGCAATCCGAGCCAGGATACAACGTGAGAAATGGATCGAGGATAATTTAACAGCTGCTAAAAAGTTGGAAAAATACGATGAGTCTTTAATTCAAGAATGGTCATATAAATTTGGAGAGATCGTCGATAATAAAAGTAATTTTTCTGATGATCAGATTAAAGAAGAAGGTCGTCTACTTTTGGATTGGACACACAATACTGCTCATCAACAGGTCGGAAAAATTTCAAAAACTTATGACAACCCGGACCTAATTAGAGGAAGTTACCAAATGCTGTCATCAAATAGGAAAGTTGGTTGGCACTGTGATTTTTTAACTTTGATAACTGATCTAACTGATGAATAA
- a CDS encoding single-stranded DNA-binding protein, with amino-acid sequence MLFTGRITADAEVRTVKGDRTVTSFTVAVNKRFKNKAGEKQEKVSFIRCAYWINSGLAEYLTKGTIVEINGWMEAEAWKGNDGELHANLTCSVDNVKLFGGNNAKPAETEKNAKAKTKEKAKPAAVAAGGEDDDDLPF; translated from the coding sequence ATGTTATTCACAGGAAGAATTACCGCAGACGCCGAAGTTAGAACCGTTAAAGGCGACAGAACCGTGACCTCATTTACCGTAGCGGTCAACAAACGCTTTAAGAACAAAGCGGGCGAAAAACAAGAAAAAGTATCCTTTATCCGCTGTGCTTACTGGATCAATTCAGGTCTTGCCGAATACCTGACCAAAGGCACGATCGTAGAGATCAACGGATGGATGGAAGCCGAAGCATGGAAAGGAAATGATGGCGAACTGCACGCCAACCTGACCTGCTCGGTCGATAATGTCAAACTATTCGGTGGCAATAACGCCAAACCTGCCGAAACCGAAAAAAACGCAAAAGCCAAAACCAAAGAGAAAGCTAAACCTGCCGCCGTTGCCGCAGGTGGCGAGGACGATGACGACCTGCCATTCTAA